A single region of the Cucumis melo cultivar AY chromosome 3, USDA_Cmelo_AY_1.0, whole genome shotgun sequence genome encodes:
- the LOC103488223 gene encoding KID-containing protein 1-like, which produces MEILFPPPSFSIQLASSSSFLSDRTSASPPPPPPPPEHRLDSPWNSFADDEIDYSSDSSSSIGVPDDSDDESVSSTGRDSEEVQSKLSIRSLEESLPIKRGLSSHFSGKSKSFANLAEAKSVKDIEKPENSLNKRRRILIASKLAKKSSFYAWPNPKSMPLLTLREEEDDDNNDDEDGEESGTAPSSSEDNEDEGRHEERKGKRVRDFHQRRLMSFNSRSFSMADLQQQHHGIDRQQEQ; this is translated from the exons ATGGAGATTCTCTTCCCTCCTCCCTCTTTCTCCATCCAGCTcgcttcttcttcctctttcctcTCCGATCGGACCTCcgcttctcctcctcctcctcctcccccGCCGGAGCATCGCCTTGATTCCCCTTGGAACTCTTTCGCCGATGATGAAATTGATTACTCTTCTGATTCCTCTTCTTCGATCGGTGTTCCTGATGATAGCGACGACGAGAGCGTTTCATCCACTGGTCGAGATTCTGAGGAAGTTCAAAGTAAATTATCTATTCGATCGTTGGAGGAGTCTCTTCCGATTAA GAGAGGGTTATCAAGTCATTTCTCTGGAAAATCGAAATCGTTTGCGAATTTAGCTGAGGCGAAATCGGTAAAAGATATTGAGAAACCTGAAAATTCATTGAATAAGAGAAGACGAATTCTGATAGCGTCGAAATTGGCTAAGAAATCGTCCTTTTACGCTTGGCCAAACCCTAAGTCGATGCCTCTGTTAACGctgagagaagaagaagacgatgacAATAATGATGACGAAGATGGAGAAGAATCAGGTACTGCTCCATCTTCTTCTGAAGATAACGAAGATGAAGGTCGTCATGAAGAACGGAAAGGAAAAAGAGTTAGGGATTTTCATCAGAGAAGGTTGATGAGCTTCAACTCACGAAGCTTTTCTATGGCGGATCTGCAACAACAACATCATGGTATTGATCGACAACAAGAACAATAA